In Maledivibacter sp., the sequence AACGCTAGCCTGTCACGCTAGAGGTCGAGAGTTCGAGTCTCTTCTGGATCGCCATTATGCTGGTGTAGCTCAATTGGCAGAGCAGCTGACTTGTAATCAGCAGGTTGCGGGTTCAAGTCCCATCACCAGCTCCATTTTAATCCGGAGGGATGCCCGAGTGGCTAAAGGGGGCGGACTGTAAATCCGTTGTCGACGACTACACTGGTTCGAATCCAGTTCCCTCCACCAAGTCAACAAAACTTTGTAGCGAGCTTTAGCTCGAGGGAAGATTTTGAGGTATTTACCGATAGGTAAATAGACTTCCTTTTTATGCGGGTATGGCGGAATTGGCAGACGCGCTAGACTTAGGATCTAGTGTCTTGTACGTGGGGGTTCAAGTCCCTCTACCCGCACCATATATTGCGGTAGTGGCTCAGTGGTAGAGCATCGCCTTGCCAAGGCGAGGGTCGAGGGTTCAAATCCCTTCTACCGCTCCAATTAAATTTATATGCGGGTGTAGCTCAGTGGTAGAGCCCCGGCCTTCCAAGCCGGTTGCGAGGGTTCGATCCCCTTCACCCGCTCCAAAATGTGTGCCCATAGCTCAGCAGGATAGAGCAACGGCCTTCTAAGCCGTGTGTCCGGGGTTCGAATCCCTGTGGGCACGCCATTAAGAATAACTAATTTTATAGAAGAGATATTCAAATGGTAGTTATCTTTATATGACCCATTAGCTCAGTCGGTAGAGCACCTGACTTTTAATCAGGGTGTCCCGCGTTCGAGTCGCGGATGGGTCACCAGTTTTATTTGTTCTTTCGAACAAATAAAAGGTAAATACCCTTTTGATGAAACGAGAGAAGCGAGTTTAATAATCCGGAGGGGTGTCCGAGTGGTTTAAGGAGCTGGTCTTGAAAACCAGTGACTCCGCAAGGGGCCGTGGGTTCGAATCCCACCTCCTCCGCCATAAAAACAAGGGCCTTTAGCTCAGTTGGTCAGAGCGTCCGGCTCATAACCGGCAGGTCCGGGGTTCGAGTCCCTGAAGGCCCACCAAGTCAACAAAACTTTATAGCCAGCTTTAGCTTGAAAAAGTTTTGTGGTTTTACCCATAGGTAAAAAGACTACCTTGTTAGTAAAATTTTGTAGCAAACTGTAGTTTGTTTGGGGGAAATTTTACGGTATTTGCTTAATAGCAAATAAGCTTCCTTGATGATCTATTAATTTTATATCGAATCTTTCAATGTTAATGTTTTTCGGGGTGTAGCGCAGTTTGGTAGCGCATCTGGTTTGGGACCAGAGGGTCGCGGGTTCAAATCCTGCCACCCCGACCATTACTTCGCCCAGATAGCTCAGTCGGTAGAGCAGGGGACTGAAAATCCCCGTGTCGGTGGTTCGATTCCGCCTCTGGGCACCAAGAAATAAAAAAGACTAGAATTTTTTCTAGTCTTTTTTATTTTTTTGATTTATTGCATATAGTGAATAAACTAGCATTAATTGACAAAAAAAGACATTGTGATAAAATATTAATGGCTACATAATTAAATAAACTATAAGGTGCCTATAAAATAGGGTAAAAGGGAAAACGGTGTAAATCCGTTACAGCCCCCGCTACTGTAAGTAGGTATGAAATCTTTAGAAGCCACTGAGCTATGCTTGGGAAGGTAAAGAGAGTAAGCTATACTACAAGTCAGGAAACCTGCCTTATATGTTCTAATAAAAACTTCGGTGGGAAGTCTATTATTAAGGTAAATTATATTTTGCCTAATAGTGTTAAGTTTTTTCCTACCCTTGGTAGGATTTTTTTATTGGACTTTTCAATAAAACGTTAAGGAGGATAAAATTAAAATGAAAAAGATTATATCATTATTGCTTGTTTTATGTCTATGTTTTTCTGTTATAGGATGTCAAAGTAAAGAGATGATTAATGAGCAGCAGACAAAGAATAGCCAAAATCAAGGTAAGTCGGAAGAAGTTGTATCAGAAGAAACAACACAAAATCATTATCCCGTTACAATTACCAATTATGATACTACGGGTGACAAGGTTGAACAGGTCTTTGAAAAATCACCGGAGAGAGTTGTGTGCATGGAAACACAAGTGGCTCAGGTTATGTTAGCCCTTGGGCTTGAAGAAAAAATTGTAGGTGTTGCAAAGTCCGTGGGGAATGTTTCGGATAAGTATTTAGACACTTTTAATGGCTTAGAGCTTCTAGCCGATGATGGCTATCCCGCTAAAGAGGTTGTTATCAATGCCGATCCCGATATGATCGCCGGTTGGGGTTCAGCATTCAGTGAAAAAAATCTTGGTTCAGTTAATGATTGGATTGACAAAGGGATTCATACTTATGCCATGGAAAACACCGTATCATCTAAAGTAACTGGACCTAGAACCGTAGAACGTATATATATAGATATACAAAATCTAGGAAAGATATTTAATGTGGAAGGTAAAGCAGAAAAGCTTATTGCTGATATGAAGGCTAGAGCAAAAGTAATAGATGAAGCGACGTCCATTTTAGATGATGAAAATAGGGTC encodes:
- a CDS encoding ABC transporter substrate-binding protein is translated as MKKIISLLLVLCLCFSVIGCQSKEMINEQQTKNSQNQGKSEEVVSEETTQNHYPVTITNYDTTGDKVEQVFEKSPERVVCMETQVAQVMLALGLEEKIVGVAKSVGNVSDKYLDTFNGLELLADDGYPAKEVVINADPDMIAGWGSAFSEKNLGSVNDWIDKGIHTYAMENTVSSKVTGPRTVERIYIDIQNLGKIFNVEGKAEKLIADMKARAKVIDEATSILDDENRVKVLTVQMVYENEFFGRSEKDLTANLIHVAGGISLDKEFGKQSMENIIDLNPDVILIIDRTDSKAEDKIAAFKANSALENVNAIKNNRFVPVKYVDFYGGAYETMEVIEMMAKSFYPKELKDLDISKVKNNVTEYPITITNKEQPSLKNLNAVKNDKFLVIEHTAFYCGSLQIIDSIEALNSLINE